The Deltaproteobacteria bacterium genomic interval TCCGGCGTGACGAGCCCGGCAACCACCAGGTCCCCCCCCATCCCATCCAACATCTTGTAGCTCGGTTCGGTCTGCATTTTAAAAATTACCGGAGTTTCAATAGGTTATTATACTGGAACTCAAGGGACAGGTCAATTAAGGTTGGCTGGTCTCTTTCTTTCATGTTATCATTCAGGGAGATGGCTTCTCTTCCCACCTCGGCTGAGCTCTTCACCCTCCTTGAAGAAAAAAGGGGGTCGGACCTCCATCTTGTGGTGGGGAGTCCGCCGCAGATTCGGATTGACGGTCATCTTGTCCCGCTAGAAGCACCGGTGCTCACACCGGATTCCGTGAAAGATCTTTGCCACTCCCTGTTAACGCCAAAACAAAAAAAGGATCTTGAAACGAGGAATGAGCTCGATTTTTCATTTTCCATGGGGGCCTCCCGGATCAGGGCCAATCTTTACCACGATCAAGGGAATCTCGCCGCGGCCTTGAGGAGGATCCCGGCTAAAATTCCCTCGATGGAGGAGATCGGTCTCCCGGCTGTTGTGCAACAACTGATCTCCAAACCGCACGGCCTCATCCTCGTCACCGGCCCGACCGGTTCCGGCAAATCGACAACGATCGCCTCCATGATCGAATCTATCAATGAAACAAGGCACGATCATATCATGACCATCGAAGATCCCATTGAGTACCTCCACCCCCACAAAAAAGGGCTCGTGAATCAGAGGGAGATCGGTCAGGACACGGAGGATTTTAAGACAGCCCTGAAGTACATCCTCCGTCAGGACCCCGATGTGATCCTGATCGGGGAGATGAGGGATCTGGAAACCATCGCCGCCGCCATCACCACCGCAGAAACAGGGCATCTTGTCTTTGCCACTCTCCATACCAATACCGCGGCCCAGGCGATCAACAGGATCATTGACGTCTTCCCCCCTCATCAACAGGCACAGGTCAGGACCCAGCTCTCCTTTATCCTGGAGGCGGTTTTAACAGAGACTCTTCTTCCGAAGATCGGCGGAGGCCGGATCCTGGCAATGGAAATCCTGATCCCCAATTCTGCCGTCAGGAACCTGATCCGTGAAGACAAGAGTCATCAGATCCCGGCAACGATGCAGGTTGGCCAAGCGGAATCCGGGATGCAAACGATGAATCAGGCGTTGGCCCAACTGGTCAAGAAAGGGGTTGTCTCCCTCGAAGAGGCGAAAGGCCACGCTACCGACCCCGAGGAGTTCAGGAAACTGGTCGGCGGCACCCCCACCCCCTTAAGAAGTGCCAAAATGAATTATTAAAATGAGGTCCCCAGTTCCAGAATCAAAACGCCATTCTTGATATTACTGCCCAGAATCGGATCGGTCAGGCCGGCGACGCGGGCCTGATTGACAACAATAATCCCATACCCCAACCGGCCGGTCACCGGGATATGATACCCGATGACAAAGTCTCCCCGGAGTTCGGCACCGACCCCCAGGAGGAAGTCCTTGAAGAAATCGACAAAACCGCCTGTTTTTTGATCCTTGTTCCAGGCATCTCCATAATCGGCAAAGAGTCCCAGGTGGGCACTATTGAGAAAAAGCGGCAAGGTCCCCAGCCCCCTCTGGAGACGAAAGAGCGGGACCCTGTATTCTGCCGAGATAACCATCGCCCGGTCACGGGAAAAGGTCACGAGGGGAAGGCCGCGGAGGGAAAAGACACGACTGGAGGTGCCGGTCAGAAACCCCTCACCGATCGCCCCACCAAGGCCAAAGTTGCCCTGAAAAAGTTGGTCCCCCAGGGCGATGCCACCGGCCGACCGAAGGGCTATCACATGGTGTTGCCACGGGAGGGGGAGAAAAAGCCGCTCCTCCCCCCAAAAGAGCTGTTGTTCCAGGCCAGCCTTGGAACCCAGGACCTCATCGGTCAACATAAAATTCATGTTGAGGCGATGTCCCCCCTCCGGGCTGATGGAGGCCGGATAAAATTTTTGTCCCCGCGTATCCCAATTGTACTGGAAGTGGAGGCCGGCATACCTTCCCTCCGTCGGGACCGCCGTCCCTGTCGGGATTGTGGAGAGGTTGTCCCGACCCTCAAAAAAGTAGGAGACCGAGGTCCGGTGCGATCCCGCACCATCCAGAGGGATCCGGATCCCACTGTGTCCGCGCCAGCGTTGTTCAAAATAGTCGGACCCGATCCTGAAAATATCCCCGTAATTGACCGCATACCGCGAGGCCCCGGTAAAAAACGAGGGGGTCCAGCGGTTGTAGAAATAATCGGCGTTAAACCCGATAAATCGGGCATCGGTCCGGTAGGTCGGCCCCCCGAACCAGAAATGCCGCTCCAAGGGATCATGAGAACCGATCATCGCCGACACAAAGAGTGAACCGTCCAGATAGAGGGCGTTCGGCATGATGTAGTGCGGCAGGAGGGAGGGGCCCCAGGGGGAATAGGGTTTGGGTGGAGAAAGTAGGGACGGGTTGTCTGGCACCGATAATCGGTTTCGCTCAAATGCCGCGAAACCGTTATCTGCACTCTCGGCCCGATTGTCCTTAGAAGGCTTTCGTGAATCGGGCCTGCGAGAGCTGCCGATCAACCCGTCCCTACTTTCTCCTAGAGCGATTTTCCGTATCTCATACCCCCGTCCATGGTAATACTGGAAATAAAGACTCTTCGCGTCTGCGGAAACTGTCGGTGAGAAGGCACCTGTCAAAACGTTTGTGATTTTTTCCGTTTTCTTCGTCTTGAACGTGTGCCGGTAGATATTGGCAATCCCGCTCCGGTCAGAAGAAAAATAGAGCGAAGAACCGTCAGGGTCCCAAACCGGACCGGTCTCCATCGCGGGATCATCCGTCACCGGCGAAAAAATTTTCTTATCTGTATCAAAAATGGCAATGTCCCTTTTTCCCCTCTTGGGTGAACCACCCTTCCAGATAGAGAGAGCCACCCGCTTGCCGTCAGGAGAAAAACGGGGGGTGTCCAGTTGTTCTGCCATCTGTCCTTCATAGATAATAGCTGTCTCTTTTGAGGCCAGGTCATAAAAAGCGAGAGAAGAACGCCCTGTTTCCTGAACAACAAAAACGAGTCTCTTGCCGTCCGGTGAAAAATCGGGATCCCTTCCCCTTTTTCCTTGAGTGAGCTGTTCCGATTTCCCGGTCTCGAGGTCAATCGTATGGAGATCTTCAAAATAGGAATACCGCTTCACCAGCCCCTGACTCGAAAAGACAACCCTCCGGCCTGACGGCTCAAAACGAAATCCGGAGGCGCTCTTTTTTAACACCACCCTCTTTTTTTCCCCCGTTGCCAAAACGAGACTCTGGATGGAGGGGGCCCGATGGACCGACTCCTCCAGGTAAATAAGGCTCTGACCATCCGGAGAGGGGGAGGGATGGAGATAACTGTCTTTCCCGGTGACAACCGGTTCCCCTTCTCGCAGACCCTCGGCCTCCAGGATTTTTTTCTGGTCGGCATACTTCTTCTCCAATTCTGCCTTCCATTCTCGCCAAAGGGTGCGGAACGTCTTGCCGTACGCACGCCAGGCCTTGTTGCTGAGACCAAAAAAGAGGGGGGAGGCGCCGTACTTGTGGGAGAATTTGATTAATTTATCTTTCCCCTGTTTGTCGGAAAGGAACTGCCAGAATTTCACCCCATAGAGGTATCCCGCCAGGTACCCGGGCCAGTCATACTGGGTCCCGGCCATCTGGTCGAGGTTCAGGAACTTCCCGTGGAGGGTGTCGGTCCGGAGAAGCATCTCGGAAAAACTGGCCCGCCCCCGCCCCGCCCCGGTCATCTCGGTCTCAAAAAAAGAGGCGATCCCTTCGGCAACCCAGGTGGGAGTCAGACCGTTGGGCGCAATCATCTTGCCGAAGAGAAACTTCAACCCCTTCATCGGGGCCCCAACATCGTTCAGGTGCAGGATATGGGTGTACTCGTGAAAGACGAGCTCCTTCAGCCAGTCGTCATAATACCCCAGCGCCGTCTCCGGCGAAGGGGGAACCACCCGAAGGAGGATGCTGTTATAAGGGAGGACCGTGGCAAAGCCGTTGGCCTGGTCATGATTGTCCACGATGACAACCTGCGTTTTCCCCCAGGGATAGACCCCAAAGATCGCTCCCAACTGTTGATACGCCTCTTCCAATAAAGAGGCCGCCCTTTGGGAGAGAGCCTCCTCCCCTTCATGAAAATGGATGGCAAAGTGGTCCGTCTTCAGGGTGGACCAACGGAGAGAAGGATCAAACGTCGCTCCATAAAGGAGTGTGGGAAGAATTATAAAAAAGAGACAAAGGAGGTTCTTCCGCATGGTCGGACCCTTCCTCTATCGCATATTTTTTGAAGAAAATACAGCCTTTACAAAAGAGGCCTCTTGTCAGTAGTCTGTTAGGCCTTCCATGAGCTTCACGAAGGGTCTCAAATGTCGCGAGTGCCACACGGAATACCCCAAAGAACCGATCCATGTGTGTGAGTACTGCTTTGGTCCCCTGGAAGTTTCCTACAACTACGACGCCATCCGGAAAGAGTTGACCCGGAAGGTCATCGAAGGACGCGAACAGAACATGTGGCGGTACCGGGAACTCCTGCCAATTGACGGGGAGCCGACGGTCGGCCGGCAGGTCGGTTTTACCCCCTTGATCAAGGCCCCCAATCTGGCCCGGGCCCTCAAGATGAGAGCGGTTTATATCAAAAATGATGCCGTCAACTTCCCCACCCTCTCCTTTAAAGACAGGGTGGTCTCTGTGGCCCTCTCCAAGGCCAAGGAGTTTAATTACAAAACGGTCGCCTGCGCCTCCACCGGAAATCTGGCCAATTCCGTCGCCGCCAACGCTGCCGCCGCCTGCCTTGCCAGCTACATCTTTATCCCCCATGACCTGGAACAGGGGAAAATCCTGGGAACGATGATCTACGGAACCCATCTGATCGGCATCAAGGGGACCTATGATGAGGTCAACCGGCTCTGCAGTGAAATCGGTGCCAAATACCACTGGGCCTTTGTCAATATCAACATCCGTCCCTATTACGCAGAGGGGTCGAAAACCCTTGCCTATGAACTGATGGAACAGCTCGGCTGGAAGGTGCCGGACAACATCGTTGTCCCGATGGCCGGAGGTTCCCTCATCACCAAGATTTGGAAGGCGATCCATGAATTTCACAATCTTGGTTTCACGCCAGACACCCCTACCCGGGTCTTCGGGGCCCAGGCGAGCGGTTGCGCCCCGATCACTACCGCGGTCAAGGAGGGGGCAACCCTCTTCAAACCGGTCCGGCCGAATACAATCTGCAAGTCACTCGCGATCGGCAACCCAGCCGATGGTTTCTACGCCATGCAGGCGATGCGGGATTCCGGCGGCTGGGGAGAAGATGTGACCGATGAGGAAATTGTCGCCTCGATGAAACTGCTCGCCGAAACCGAAGGGGTTTTTGCCGAAACGGCGGGAGGGGTTACCTTGGGGGTTGCCCAAAAACTGATCCGCCAGGGACGGATCAAAAAGGAGGAGTCGCTGGCCCTCTGCATCACCGGCAACGGTCTCAAGACCCAGGAGGCGGTGGCTGGGAAAATAGGGAAACCGTACCTGATCGGCCCGACGATTGACGAATTTGACCGGCTCTACAAACAGCTTTAAACAAGGAGGGAGTGGGCTATGAAAACAAAAAAAACGGTTCGACGGAAGGTTTACCTGACCTTCCCGGCCTCCCAGACGAAGGAGGCGATCATCTGCGACATGTACGACCATTACAAGGTCCGGTTCAATATCCGGTCCGCCTCGGTTTCCGAGAAGATCGGCCTGATGGCGGTGGAGATGGAAGGACCTGAGGAAAAGATCCAGAAGGCCTTCGCCTATTTTAAAAAACGGGGACTCAAGGTGGAACCGATCGAGATGACAGTGGTGGAGTCTTAACTTCCATGATGAAGCTTGAATCGATCACAGAACGTGTCGGGGGGACACCCCTTGTTCGGATCCGAAAGTTGGGGCAGGGCATCAAGGCGGTCCGTGAAGGAAAGGTGAAAATTTTCGCCAAGGTGGAATATTTCAATCCGGGCGGTTCTGTCAAGGACCGCCCTGCCTTGAAGATGTTGCGGGAGGGGATCCGCAGAGGACTCCTGACCCGGGACAAAACAATTATCGATGCCACCTCCGGCAATACCGGCATCGCCTACGCCTGGATCGGAGCGGCCCTCGGCTACAAAGCAGAATTGGTCATGCCTGAGAATGTCAGCCGGCAACGGAGGGAGATGGTTACCGCCTGCGGCGCGAAGATCACCTACTCCTCCCCGATGGAAGGTTCCGACGGGGCGATCCGTTTGGCCAAAAAAATCTACACGGAACACAAAAGGGACTATTTCATGCCGGATCAGTACAACAATCCGGTCAATCCCCAGGCCCACTATGAAACCACCGGTGTTGAGATCTGGGAAGAGACGGAAGGAGGGGTAACGCACTTTGTCGCCGGCATCGGAACCAGCGGTACGATCATGGGGACGGGACGACGCCTCAAGGACTACAATAAAAAAGTAAAAATATTCGCCGTGGAACCGGATCATGCCCTGCATGGGCTGGAGGGGCTCAAACATATGGAATCGGCGATCGTCCCCGGCATCTACAAGGAAAAGGAGCTGGATGGAAAGTTTCTCTTGCCGACGGAACCTGCTTATGAACTCTGCCTGCAATTGGCCAAAGAAGAAGGGCTTGTCGTCGGTCATTCCTCAGGGGCGGCAATGCTGGGGGCCTTGAAGATTGCCGAGACCCTCAAGGAGGGGCAGATCGTCACCCTTTTCCCGGATCATGGCAGCCGGTATTTGGGGGAATGATATGTTGACTATCCCCCATCCTGTTTGGAACCAAATCATCCGTCATGCCGAACAAGGATATCCCAATGAGACCTGCGGCCTGCTGGTTGGTTCCAAAAATGAGAAGACCGCGAGCCACTACTATCCTTGCCGCAATATTTACGATGAAATGCATGCCCGGCACCCGGAAACCTACCCCCGGACCGCCAGGACCGCCTACCTCATGGATCCGGCCCAACAGCAAAAAATCTTTGACGGTGCTACCGCACAGGAGTTAGAGATCAAGGGGATCATGCACTCGCATACCGATCATGAGGCCTATTTTTCGGAGGAAGACAGCCTCGTCGCCGCCCCGTGGGGGGAACCGATGATTCCGGGAGTGAGTTATATTGTTGTTTCCGTCTCAAAAGGGAAGTTCCAGGAGATGAAAGAGTATTGTTGGGATGAGTCAAAGAAACTATTTGTCCAAAATTAAAAGGAGGATTCTATCATGGGTATCAAGGTTCGAGTCCCTACACCGTTGCAAAAGCTGACCGGCAATAAAGGAGAGGTTTTGGCCAAAGGAACGAGTGTCAAGGAAGTATTGGCCGATCTTGACCGGCAGTTTCCCGGAATCCAGGAAAGACTCTATGACGAAAAAGGGACGCTTCGTCGGTTCATCAACTTTTATGTGAACAACGAAGATGTCCGCTTCCTGAAGGGAGAAACGACACCGGTCAAGGAGGGGGATGAGGTCTCCATCATCCCGGCCATTGCCGGCGGCCAGGCCCGATGAATCCAGCGGTCCTGAAGTTGGAGTTGATGGCCTATGGGATCCGGCCGGGTGAGGGTCTTTTCCAGCCGCTGGCAAACCCTTTCGGTCTGGTGCATCTCACCCTTCCCGAAAAACTGGCGGTCAGCATCCACCTCCAGGAGAGATCCCCCTACTCCCTCCACAACAGGAATAACCGCTTCTTTCTCGAAAAAAATGGGGAGACCATTCCGGTGCAGTGGACCCCTCCCCTCAAGGCGTATGAGAAAAAAACCTCTTCCGGTCTTGCCATCAAGGAAATCCTCACAGTCCACGGAGGGTTGATTGCCGTCCACCCCAAAGGGCCCTGCCGATTTGGCTTGAGCGGCCTCTCCTGCCGCTACTGCGGTTCGACCAAGGCCCTCAATGAACACCCTCCCTTCACCAAGAAAGACCTTGTCGAGGCGATTGAAATGGTGCTTGAGGAAAAACGGTGCGATTTTGTGAACCTCTCTTCGGGACGTGTCACCTCAGACGACGGTGGTGTCGAATGGCTCACCCCCTGGGTTGTCGAACTGCGGAAACATCTCCACATCCTCATCTCCCTCGACCTGGCCCTCCCCCGCTCCCTCGAATGGATCGACAAAACCTATGCCATTGGCGTGGATGCCCTTTACTACGACCTGGATTTTTTCAATCCGGATGAGACCCGGCCGGCCACCTTCCAGGAACAGAGGGACCTTCACTGGAAGGCACTCGAGCAGGCCGCCAAAATCTTCCCTGCAGGGGCGGTTCTCTCCCACCTGGTGATCGGATTCGAACCGTTGGAAGAGACTCAAAAGAGGATCGACCTCCTGATCGGCAAAGGGGTTGTGCCGATCCTTGTCTACTTCCCCCCCCTTGACGGAAGCCCGCTCTCCTCCCGGTGGAAAATCACCCCGCAGGAGATTCAAGGACTCTACGCCCGCCTCTTCGAAAAACTGACCCAAACCGGTCTGAACCCCCACTGGGTTCAGCAGAGAGATGTCATCCTAACGCCGCTGGAAGGGCGTTTTCTCTCAGATCAACCGGCCCGTTATCCCCTGGCGCTCCAGAATTTTTACGAGACCTCGCTCGGAAGGATTGTCACGCTGGGGCTGGCCAGTCTCCGGAGGCACTTGAGGGTCCGGGAGGTCCCGGCCCCATGAAGGTCAAGATCGATACGCGCCCACTCCCGGTCGTCATCGCCTCCCGCTGGTGGCGTTTCCCGGTCTATCTCCTCCTCGGGTATGGCCTGTACCATTTTTATCAATCCCCTCCCCCCGAAGGACTTTCGCTCGAGGGGTTCCGGGCGCTGGTGGTCTTTCTGGCCTGTCTTGTCCTCTGGGTCTTTCACCTCCTCCCGCTCCCGATCACCGGCCTTTTTTCCCTGATCGCCCCGGTCCTGATGGGGGTGATGCCGGCGAAACAGGCCTTTAGTTTTTTCGGTTCGGAGCCTGTCTTTTTTATCCTGGGCGTTTTCATCCTCGCGGCGGCTTTGCTGAAATCAGGGCTCTCGACCCGGATCGCCCTCCTCCTTCTCCGGAGCGCCGGTCACTCCCCCAAAAGACTCCTCCTGCAAATCATGGCGGCGTCAGCCCTCCTCTCCTTTGTGATGAGCGAGCACGCGGTGGCGGCAATGATGTTTCCCCTGATCCTCGTCATCACCCGGACACTCCAGTTCATCCCCTACGGTGGCTCCTACGGGAGACTCCTCTTTCTGGCGATGGCCTGGGGGTGCATCATCGGCGGAATTGCCACGATGCTCGGAGGGGGACGCGTCCCGCTGGCGGTCGGGATGCTACAGGAAGCGGGACAGGAGACCATCACCTTCCTCCAATGGACCTCGGCGGTCCTTCCGGTCGTCCTGATCACCTTTCTTGCCGGGTATCTTGTCTTGACCCGTTTTTATACTATTGATGTTGATTCCGTGGCCAACGCCGATGACTTGATCACCACCAAGCTCCGCGAATGCGGCCGTCCGCTTCTGGAGGAGAAATTCCTGGCGCTTCTCGTGGTCGGGGCGATCGTCGGATGGACCCTCTGGGGGAACCGGTTTGGGATGGCCACGATTTCAATCCTGGTGGTTGTCCTCCTCTTCATGTTCCGGGTGGTGGAGTGGAAAGACCTGGAGG includes:
- a CDS encoding M67 family metallopeptidase, which encodes MLTIPHPVWNQIIRHAEQGYPNETCGLLVGSKNEKTASHYYPCRNIYDEMHARHPETYPRTARTAYLMDPAQQQKIFDGATAQELEIKGIMHSHTDHEAYFSEEDSLVAAPWGEPMIPGVSYIVVSVSKGKFQEMKEYCWDESKKLFVQN
- a CDS encoding type IV pilus twitching motility protein PilT; the encoded protein is MASLPTSAELFTLLEEKRGSDLHLVVGSPPQIRIDGHLVPLEAPVLTPDSVKDLCHSLLTPKQKKDLETRNELDFSFSMGASRIRANLYHDQGNLAAALRRIPAKIPSMEEIGLPAVVQQLISKPHGLILVTGPTGSGKSTTIASMIESINETRHDHIMTIEDPIEYLHPHKKGLVNQREIGQDTEDFKTALKYILRQDPDVILIGEMRDLETIAAAITTAETGHLVFATLHTNTAAQAINRIIDVFPPHQQAQVRTQLSFILEAVLTETLLPKIGGGRILAMEILIPNSAVRNLIREDKSHQIPATMQVGQAESGMQTMNQALAQLVKKGVVSLEEAKGHATDPEEFRKLVGGTPTPLRSAKMNY
- a CDS encoding radical SAM protein, which produces MNPAVLKLELMAYGIRPGEGLFQPLANPFGLVHLTLPEKLAVSIHLQERSPYSLHNRNNRFFLEKNGETIPVQWTPPLKAYEKKTSSGLAIKEILTVHGGLIAVHPKGPCRFGLSGLSCRYCGSTKALNEHPPFTKKDLVEAIEMVLEEKRCDFVNLSSGRVTSDDGGVEWLTPWVVELRKHLHILISLDLALPRSLEWIDKTYAIGVDALYYDLDFFNPDETRPATFQEQRDLHWKALEQAAKIFPAGAVLSHLVIGFEPLEETQKRIDLLIGKGVVPILVYFPPLDGSPLSSRWKITPQEIQGLYARLFEKLTQTGLNPHWVQQRDVILTPLEGRFLSDQPARYPLALQNFYETSLGRIVTLGLASLRRHLRVREVPAP
- a CDS encoding PD40 domain-containing protein, with the translated sequence MRKNLLCLFFIILPTLLYGATFDPSLRWSTLKTDHFAIHFHEGEEALSQRAASLLEEAYQQLGAIFGVYPWGKTQVVIVDNHDQANGFATVLPYNSILLRVVPPSPETALGYYDDWLKELVFHEYTHILHLNDVGAPMKGLKFLFGKMIAPNGLTPTWVAEGIASFFETEMTGAGRGRASFSEMLLRTDTLHGKFLNLDQMAGTQYDWPGYLAGYLYGVKFWQFLSDKQGKDKLIKFSHKYGASPLFFGLSNKAWRAYGKTFRTLWREWKAELEKKYADQKKILEAEGLREGEPVVTGKDSYLHPSPSPDGQSLIYLEESVHRAPSIQSLVLATGEKKRVVLKKSASGFRFEPSGRRVVFSSQGLVKRYSYFEDLHTIDLETGKSEQLTQGKRGRDPDFSPDGKRLVFVVQETGRSSLAFYDLASKETAIIYEGQMAEQLDTPRFSPDGKRVALSIWKGGSPKRGKRDIAIFDTDKKIFSPVTDDPAMETGPVWDPDGSSLYFSSDRSGIANIYRHTFKTKKTEKITNVLTGAFSPTVSADAKSLYFQYYHGRGYEIRKIALGESRDGLIGSSRRPDSRKPSKDNRAESADNGFAAFERNRLSVPDNPSLLSPPKPYSPWGPSLLPHYIMPNALYLDGSLFVSAMIGSHDPLERHFWFGGPTYRTDARFIGFNADYFYNRWTPSFFTGASRYAVNYGDIFRIGSDYFEQRWRGHSGIRIPLDGAGSHRTSVSYFFEGRDNLSTIPTGTAVPTEGRYAGLHFQYNWDTRGQKFYPASISPEGGHRLNMNFMLTDEVLGSKAGLEQQLFWGEERLFLPLPWQHHVIALRSAGGIALGDQLFQGNFGLGGAIGEGFLTGTSSRVFSLRGLPLVTFSRDRAMVISAEYRVPLFRLQRGLGTLPLFLNSAHLGLFADYGDAWNKDQKTGGFVDFFKDFLLGVGAELRGDFVIGYHIPVTGRLGYGIIVVNQARVAGLTDPILGSNIKNGVLILELGTSF
- a CDS encoding NIL domain-containing protein, whose product is MKTKKTVRRKVYLTFPASQTKEAIICDMYDHYKVRFNIRSASVSEKIGLMAVEMEGPEEKIQKAFAYFKKRGLKVEPIEMTVVES
- a CDS encoding threonine synthase, whose translation is MSFTKGLKCRECHTEYPKEPIHVCEYCFGPLEVSYNYDAIRKELTRKVIEGREQNMWRYRELLPIDGEPTVGRQVGFTPLIKAPNLARALKMRAVYIKNDAVNFPTLSFKDRVVSVALSKAKEFNYKTVACASTGNLANSVAANAAAACLASYIFIPHDLEQGKILGTMIYGTHLIGIKGTYDEVNRLCSEIGAKYHWAFVNINIRPYYAEGSKTLAYELMEQLGWKVPDNIVVPMAGGSLITKIWKAIHEFHNLGFTPDTPTRVFGAQASGCAPITTAVKEGATLFKPVRPNTICKSLAIGNPADGFYAMQAMRDSGGWGEDVTDEEIVASMKLLAETEGVFAETAGGVTLGVAQKLIRQGRIKKEESLALCITGNGLKTQEAVAGKIGKPYLIGPTIDEFDRLYKQL
- a CDS encoding MoaD/ThiS family protein; amino-acid sequence: MGIKVRVPTPLQKLTGNKGEVLAKGTSVKEVLADLDRQFPGIQERLYDEKGTLRRFINFYVNNEDVRFLKGETTPVKEGDEVSIIPAIAGGQAR
- a CDS encoding DASS family sodium-coupled anion symporter — encoded protein: MKVKIDTRPLPVVIASRWWRFPVYLLLGYGLYHFYQSPPPEGLSLEGFRALVVFLACLVLWVFHLLPLPITGLFSLIAPVLMGVMPAKQAFSFFGSEPVFFILGVFILAAALLKSGLSTRIALLLLRSAGHSPKRLLLQIMAASALLSFVMSEHAVAAMMFPLILVITRTLQFIPYGGSYGRLLFLAMAWGCIIGGIATMLGGGRVPLAVGMLQEAGQETITFLQWTSAVLPVVLITFLAGYLVLTRFYTIDVDSVANADDLITTKLRECGRPLLEEKFLALLVVGAIVGWTLWGNRFGMATISILVVVLLFMFRVVEWKDLEENVDWGIILMYGGAIGLSTILNSTGAGLWLVKTQVLPHLGSPWLLVSLLSLVSLLLTEALSNSAVVAILVPLGLSIAPTVGIDPKIIVYTVASAAGLGYALPISTPAMALAFSGGYFRIKDIVLPALLMDLISWLALMATARLWWPLLGIRI
- a CDS encoding cysteine synthase family protein is translated as MKLESITERVGGTPLVRIRKLGQGIKAVREGKVKIFAKVEYFNPGGSVKDRPALKMLREGIRRGLLTRDKTIIDATSGNTGIAYAWIGAALGYKAELVMPENVSRQRREMVTACGAKITYSSPMEGSDGAIRLAKKIYTEHKRDYFMPDQYNNPVNPQAHYETTGVEIWEETEGGVTHFVAGIGTSGTIMGTGRRLKDYNKKVKIFAVEPDHALHGLEGLKHMESAIVPGIYKEKELDGKFLLPTEPAYELCLQLAKEEGLVVGHSSGAAMLGALKIAETLKEGQIVTLFPDHGSRYLGE